The following nucleotide sequence is from Solidesulfovibrio carbinolicus.
CGCGCCTGGGCGTGGCTACGGGGCTGGTCTATGCCGACTATGGCGGGGAGATTATTTCGGTGGAAGCCATCCGCATGGAAGGAACCGGGGAGCTTTTGCTGACGGGATCCCTGGGCGAAGTGCTGCGCGAATCGGCCCGCACGGCGCTCAGTCTCGTGCGCTCCCGGGCCGGGGAGCTTGGCGTCGATCCCGGACTGTTCGCCAGCCAGGACGTCCACATCCATATCCCGGCCGGCTCCATCCCCAAGGAAGGCAGCTCGGCCGGGCTGACCGTGGCCGTGGCCCTGGCGTCGCTTTTTTCCGGTCGGCTCCTGCGCCCGGACGTGGCCCTGACCGGCGAGATCACGCTGACCGGCAAGGTGCTGCCCGTGGGCGGCATCCGGGAAAAGATCCTGGCCGCCGCCCGGGCCGGCATACGCGAGGTGCTGGTGCCCGAGGCCAACCGGCCCGAGGTGGCGGCCATGGCCGGCGAAGACAGCCCGGAAGTGCTCGTGCGCCACGTGGCCACGGTCTTTGCGGCCCTGCCCCTGGCCCTGGCTTAAAAACGCGTCGTAAGGCCGCGCCCCTACTCCACGGCCAGCCCCAGGCGCTTGACCTTGCGCCACAGCGACACCCGGTCGATGCCGAGGATCTCGGCCGCCCGGGTCTTGTTGCCGTCGCAGTAGGTCAGGATGTCGCGGATATGGCGGCGTTCCAGCTCCTCCAGGGCAATGAGCTCCGGCCCCTCGCGCCGGGCCAGGGCCGGGGCGTCGCCATGCAGGTCCTGGGGCAGGTCGCCGGCCTCGATGACCTCGCCCCGGGCCATGATGACGGCCCGCTGGACGATGTTTTCCAGCTCCCGGATGTTGCCGGGATACTCGTAGGCCATGAGCCGCCGCACGGCCTCGGCGGAAAAGCCGGTCACGGGCTTGTCCATGCCCCGGGCGTAGCGGGCGGCAAAGGCCCCGGCCAGCAGCGGAATGTCCTGGCGGCGGGCGGCCAGCGGCGGCACGCGCAGGGTGATGACGTTTAGGCGGTAGTACAGGTCGGCCCGAAACAGCCCGCGTTCCACGTCGGCCTTGAGGTCGCGGTTGGTGGCGGCCAGGATGCGGGCGGCCACGGGAATTTCCTTGTCCCCGCCCACCCGGAAGAAATGCCGCTCCTGAAGCACGCGCAAAAGCCGCACCTGCATGCTGGGCGACATCTCACCGATCTCGTCCAGAAACAGCGTCCCCTCCCCGGCCACCTCGAAAAGGCCTTTTTTGAGGCTCATGGCCCCGGAAAAGGCCCCCTTTTCGTGGCCGAAAAGTTCGCTGGTCAACAGTTCCTCGGTAAATGCCCCGCAGTTGACGGCCAAAAAACGGTTGGCCCGTTGCAGGCCGGCGGCGTGGATGGCCCGGGCCACCAGCTCCTTGCCCGTGCCGGTCTCGCCCAGGATCAGCACCGTGGAGTCGGTGGGCGCGATGTGGCGGATGTTGTCGATAAGCGCCAGGATGGCCGGACTTTCGCCGATAATAAGCGGCCCCTGCCCAAGCTCGGCCACTTGCCGCGACAGCCGGGCCACCTCCAGGCGCAGCCGGCGCTTGTCCATGGCCTCGGCCACCGTGGCCCGGACCTCGGCCAGGCCGTAGGGCTTGGTCAGGTAGTGACAGGCCCCCAGGCGCATGGCCTCCACGGCCGAGGCCACCGTGGCGTGGCCGGTCATGACCACCACTTCGGTATCCGGCCACAGCCGCTTGGCCTCCCCCAGCACGGCCAGCCCGTCCAGGCCCTTCATGCGCAGGTCCGTCAGGACCAGATCGAATTCCTTGTCGGCAAGCAAGGCCACGGCCGCCTCGCCGCTGGCCGCCGCAACCACGTCGTAGCCCTCCCGGGTCAGGATGTGGCTGAGGTTGTCCACGGCAATGGCCTCGTCATCGACCACCAGCACCGACGCGCCCGTCATGCCGCGCCCGTCCCGGTCCGGAGCAGGGGCAGGCGGATGACGAAGCGCGCCCCCCGGCCGCCGGTTTTTTCGGCCACGATGGACCCTTGATGCTTTTCGATGATGCCGAAAACGATGGACAGCCCAAGGCCCGTGCCCTTGCCCACCTCCTTGGTGGTGTAGAAGGGATCGAAGACCCGGCCCAGGTCTTCGTCGGCAATGCCCGGTCCGGTGTCCTCCACCACCAGGGCCACGGCCTCGCCGTCGATGCGGGCCGAGACCGTGATGGCCCCGGACGGGGCGTCCATGGCCTGGACGGCGTTTAGCAGCAGGTTGATGAGCACCTCCTGCATCCGGGCGGCGTCGAGGTTAAGGATCAGATCCTCGGGCACGTCCCGGGACAGGGTGATGCCCGACGGCGTCTGGCTCGACACCAGCCTAAACGCCCCGGCCACCACCGGGGCCAGGGGCGTGGGCTTGAGACTGAAGTCCTTGGCCCGGGAAAATTCCAGCAGCCCTTTGACGATGTCCCGGGCTCGCAGCACCTCCTGCTGGATGTTGGCGAGCATCCGCCCGGCAAAGGCCGGCTCGCACTGGCCGTGCTCCTCAATGAGGATCTGGCAGGAGGTGGAGATGTTATTGAGGGGATTGTTGAGCTGGTGGGCGATGCCCGAGGTCAACACGCCAAGGGACGACAGCTTTTTTTCCTGAACGAGCTGGGCCTGCCGGCGCTCCAGCTCCCGGGTCATGCGGTTAAAGGCCTCAATGACCTGGCGCGTCTCGTCGTCGGCCTGGGGGGGAGTCAGGGTCTTGAAACGGCCCTGGCCGATGTCGGCCGTGGCCTGGACGATGACGCCCAGGGCGCGCAGGATCTTGCGGGCCAAAAGCCAGGCCAGGGCCAGGGCCGAGGCGATGACGCACAGCCCGGCCACCAGCAGCTGCCGTTTGAGGTTGGACACCAGGGCCAGGGTGCGGCTGCGCTCGGCGTTTTTGATGTCCAGCGACAGATCAACCATATCCTTGCCGGCCTGGCGCAGGGCGTCCAAGTGTTCGGCCGGGGCGGCGGCGGCCGGCCCCAGGGCTTGCCCCTTGGCCTGGTAGGTATTAAGCGCCGCATCCAGGGCGGCGATGCCCCGGCGGCTGCGGCCGTCGCGGGCGTCGGCGGCCATGGCGAGCAAGGTGGCCCGGGCCTGGTCGATGTAGCGCTGGGCTTCCTCGAAATCCTCGCCGTGGCCGTAGAGCAGGTAATTTTTCTCGTAACGCCGCACTTCCAGGATGGTGTTGGAGAGGTCGTCGGCCATCTCCATAAGCGTCAGCGTCGTTTCCAGACGGGTCAGGGAATTGAGCGACACCACGCCGACCACGGCAAAGGCCAGCACCGGAATGACGACGCCGGCCAGCACCTTCTGGCGGATGGTGAGATGGGGCAGCCGAAGCCACTGTAACAAGGCGTCCTCCCGGGGCTGGGGCGGCCATACGCCGTCCGCCCGGGGCACGGTACGCCCGAGCCGGGCTTTTGTCAGCCCGGCCGGCGGCCGGCCCGAGGCCGGAGCCGACCGGCCTTCCCAAGCGGACGGACCTCGGCCGGAACATGTCCGGCCGCGTCGGTCATGGCCCGGACAGGCGACGCCCGCGTCAGCCTACGCCAACGACAAAGCGATTGACCGGATGTGCCGATTTTCTTATGGTTTTATGGTCCGAAACAGTCGACTCCAGCCTTGCCCTGGCTATAGCGACGTACCGGCGCCTGCCCACAACCCCTGGCAACGGAGCACGACATGGGTCGTTCCCTGGCCGTCAATCTCGGCTGGCGGGCTTTGTCCCTGCTGGAGATGGGCGGCGTCATGGCCACCTACTTCTGGGGCATCTGGCAGGTCGGACCGGCCCTGGTCCAAAACGGGGCCTCCCTTGGCCCCTGGGTGGGCGGACTGTTCCTGGCCACGGCCGTCTACGCCGCCGTCATCTCCCCGCTTGTCGTGCACCGCGACTCCGGGCCGCTACGGGGCATTGGCTCCTGGCGGCGGGTTTTCCTGCGCACCGACAACCTGGGCCGGGCGCTTGCCGTCTACGGCTCCTTCGCCAGCGCCGCCCTGGTCCTCATCGTGGCCGCCGCCCTGGCCACCGACCGCTTCTCGCCCCTGACCTTCGACTGGGACGCGCTTAGCCGGCGCTTTTTTCTCTACATCTTCTCGGCCCTGGGCCAGCAACTGTTCATCTTCGGCTTCTTCTACCCCCGGCTGACCTGCCTGCTCTACGGCGGCCGCGCCTTTAACGGCGACCACCTCGATGCCGACGCCTGCCGCCGGCCCTTTGCCCAGGCCCGCTTCTGCCAGGGGCTCACCGACCGGGAACTGCTGTGCGCCGGCTGGCTGGGGCTTGTGGCGGCGCTGTTTCATTACCCCAATACCACGCTCATGCTCGGCGTCTTTTTCGCCGCCGCCCTGTGGAGCCTCGTCTACCGCACAGTGCCCTCCATCTGGGTTTCGGCCGTTGCCCATGCCGCCATCGGCGCGTCGCTGAACCTGATCCTGGGCGTCAACACCCGCATCGGGCCGTCTTTTGGCTCCAACTATCGGGGCTTTTTCCGCACCGTGTTCCCCTTCCTGGAGCAGGTCATCAACGGGAAGTTCTAGGAGCAGTAAGGACTGACGCCGCCATGACGCCGCCCCGCCTTGTCCGCATCGCCGGCCACGCCCTGCGGGCCGTTTTCGCCTACCCGACAAGCGCCTGCTTCTCCATTTTGGCCGTGGCCCTGGCCATCTGCGTGGTCAGCCTGACCGAGGCGGCCACGCGCGGGGCCAACGCCAAGATCGAGGAGTTCGTCCAATGGTTCGGGGCCGACGCGGCCTTCGTGGCCGGCGGCGAGGTGCGGGGCAGGGCCGTGGGGCAGCGAAACGAAACCATCACCATGGCCGATTGGCGGGCCATCCGCGACGGGTTGCCCGGGGTCCACGACGTCTCGGCCTCACGCCTGGTGCGCCGCAAGACCTTCAAATACGGCAGCCGGACCCATGAGACGCCGGCCCTGGTCGGGGCCATGCCGGGATTTACCCGGGCCTGGAACTGGAGCCTGGCCCTGGGCCGCGACCTTGAACCCGATGACGAGGCCGGCCGGGCCAGGGTGTGTCTGCTGGGCGAAATCCCCAGGCGCGCCCTTTTCGCCGACGAAAACCCCCTTGGCCGGCAAGTGCGCCTGGACGGCCAGCCTTACACGGTCATCGGCGTGCTGTCCGAGCGCGGTTTCGTCAGCGGCGGCGTGTCCGTGGACGACCGGGTCGTCGTACCCCTGTCGAGCCTGACCCGGCACTATAATTTAAACCCGCTGTACTTGCGCGGCATCCGCCTCAAGTTCGCCGACGCCTCGGACATGGACGCCAATATCGCCGAACTGCGCCGGTTCCTACGCCGCCTCCACGGCCTGGGGCCGGAACAGGAAGACGACTTCACGGTGGTGACCATCCAAGAAATATTTAATTTCCTGTCCGTGCTGCGCCTGGGCATCCAGCTGTTTCTGGTCGTCACCTCGGCGGTGGTCATCGCCGCCGCCGGGTTCACGGCGGCCAATCTGGCCTATCTGAACATCAGCCTGCGCCGGGTCGAGATCGGCCTGCTCATGGCCGTGGGGGCCAGGCGGCGCGACATCGTCGCCCACATCGTGCTGGAGCTGCTCATTCTCGATTTGGCCGGGGCGATTTTGGGCTACGCCCTGGGCGAGGCGGCCTGCTGGCTGGTCAACCGGCAAGGCTTGCTCGTGGCCGTGGCCACCTGGCGCACCTTTGGCCTGGCCCTGGGCCTGGGGCTGGCCGTGACCCTGGTTTTCGGCCTGCGCCCGGCCCTGGCCGCCGCCGCCCTGCAACCGGACCAGGCGCTGCGCGGCTAAAGCCGCGTCCCTGACAAAGGGAGGGGATGCTCCGGCGGCCGGGGGTGATGCCCCCCCCCGGACCCCCTCGACGGGAAAGGGGATAACGCATGGTTTGCCTTGATGGAACCCACCGACTCGCCAAGCTTTCTGGGCGGCGGGCAGGCGGCTTTCGCCTCCCCGACAAAAAAATTTCGCCCTGACCGCCTGAAACTGACCAGCCAACTGGGACAGGACGCGACCTTGCCGCCGGCTGACGCAAATTTCGGACAAAGAATTGCTAACCACCCTGAATAATTACCTTAAGATCTCTACTTTCAGGCTCTGCAACAGGGACGACTCGCACAGCGTCCCATTTTTCAACCGCCCGCAATCGCCGAAATTTTTTATCCCGACAAGCTCGCCGGCCATATTTTCTATTGCGTAAATCCTCGTTCCAGGTATTGTCCCCCGAACCCAACAACGTGCATGATGCATTCGCCCCTCGGAACGCAGCGCAAGTTCATCCCGGACGACGAAATTAGCCCCATGCCAAATACCGGAGCCCAAGCCTAGCCATGTCGAAGAAACTTTACGTCGGCAACCTGTCCTTCTCCTCCACCGAAGACGATGTCCGCAATCATTTCGCCTCTTATGGCGAGGTGCTGAGCGTCAACCTCATCACCGACCGTGAAACCGGCCGCCTGCGCGGCTTCGGCTTTGTGGAAATGGACGACGCCGGCGCTGCCGCCGCCATCCAGAACCTGGACGGCAAGGAACTCGGCGGTCGCACCCTGAAGGTCAACGAGGCCCAGGAAAAGCCCCGCTCCGGCGGCGGCGGCGGCGGTCGCGGCGGTTACGGCGGCGGACGCTGGTAGTCCTTCGGTCCGGCGGCCGACGTCGGACACGGCGCTTTCGTAGCGCTGTCCTATAGCCTTTCCGAGGGCCGAGGTTTTGCCTCGGCCCTTTTTCATTCCCTGGCCCGTTCGCCCGTCCCTTTGGCCTCCCGTGTTGTCAGGCCCCGGCGGCCTGATCCTCCCGCTTTGCGCCGCGGACAGGCTCTGAATGCGCCCTTTTCCCCTCTCCCCCTGCCGCTTGCTCGCCCCCGCCCAGCCTTCCAACGGCAACGCACCGCCCGCAAAAACCGACATCGCACCGCTGCACCACAGCGCGGCAAGCAATGCCGGGGAAGCCAGCCCCCCATCAATAAATTCATTTACAACAATATACCCTGCAATAGTTATGGCCGACATGAACTCCTGCTTCAGCCCTCAAGGCCCTTTTATCTGCGTTGCAGCGTTTTCCCATAGAAGTCCTTGCTTCAGCCAACATGGCATGGCAAAAGAATTCTAGGTTGCAAAATCTGCACATCTGCGCCCCACCAAGGAGGATTCTATGAAACGCCTGCTCGTTGTTGCTCTGTGCCTTGCCGTTATGGGGTTTGCCGCCACGGCCATGGCCGAAGAGCGCGGCACCAAGGACGAAGCCGTGGCCATGGTGAAAAAAGCCGTGGCCGCCATCAAGGCCGACGGCAAGGACCAGACTTTTGCCGTCATCAACACCCCGGGCGGCCCCTACCACGACCGCGACCTCTATGTCGTGGTCTACGACCTTTCCGGCAAATGCCTGGCCCATGGGGCCAATCCCAAGCAGATCGGCAAGGATCTTCTGGAGCTGCGCGATCCCGACGGCAAGTTCTTCGTCAAGGAGCGCGTGGAAATGGCCAAGACCC
It contains:
- a CDS encoding sensor histidine kinase codes for the protein MLQWLRLPHLTIRQKVLAGVVIPVLAFAVVGVVSLNSLTRLETTLTLMEMADDLSNTILEVRRYEKNYLLYGHGEDFEEAQRYIDQARATLLAMAADARDGRSRRGIAALDAALNTYQAKGQALGPAAAAPAEHLDALRQAGKDMVDLSLDIKNAERSRTLALVSNLKRQLLVAGLCVIASALALAWLLARKILRALGVIVQATADIGQGRFKTLTPPQADDETRQVIEAFNRMTRELERRQAQLVQEKKLSSLGVLTSGIAHQLNNPLNNISTSCQILIEEHGQCEPAFAGRMLANIQQEVLRARDIVKGLLEFSRAKDFSLKPTPLAPVVAGAFRLVSSQTPSGITLSRDVPEDLILNLDAARMQEVLINLLLNAVQAMDAPSGAITVSARIDGEAVALVVEDTGPGIADEDLGRVFDPFYTTKEVGKGTGLGLSIVFGIIEKHQGSIVAEKTGGRGARFVIRLPLLRTGTGAA
- a CDS encoding cache domain-containing protein, with amino-acid sequence MKRLLVVALCLAVMGFAATAMAEERGTKDEAVAMVKKAVAAIKADGKDQTFAVINTPGGPYHDRDLYVVVYDLSGKCLAHGANPKQIGKDLLELRDPDGKFFVKERVEMAKTQPSFWQDYKFLNPVTRQIEPKSMYLEKVDDMLVGCGIYKPA
- a CDS encoding ABC transporter permease, translated to MTPPRLVRIAGHALRAVFAYPTSACFSILAVALAICVVSLTEAATRGANAKIEEFVQWFGADAAFVAGGEVRGRAVGQRNETITMADWRAIRDGLPGVHDVSASRLVRRKTFKYGSRTHETPALVGAMPGFTRAWNWSLALGRDLEPDDEAGRARVCLLGEIPRRALFADENPLGRQVRLDGQPYTVIGVLSERGFVSGGVSVDDRVVVPLSSLTRHYNLNPLYLRGIRLKFADASDMDANIAELRRFLRRLHGLGPEQEDDFTVVTIQEIFNFLSVLRLGIQLFLVVTSAVVIAAAGFTAANLAYLNISLRRVEIGLLMAVGARRRDIVAHIVLELLILDLAGAILGYALGEAACWLVNRQGLLVAVATWRTFGLALGLGLAVTLVFGLRPALAAAALQPDQALRG
- a CDS encoding RNA recognition motif domain-containing protein; this translates as MSKKLYVGNLSFSSTEDDVRNHFASYGEVLSVNLITDRETGRLRGFGFVEMDDAGAAAAIQNLDGKELGGRTLKVNEAQEKPRSGGGGGGRGGYGGGRW
- a CDS encoding sigma-54-dependent transcriptional regulator, whose protein sequence is MTGASVLVVDDEAIAVDNLSHILTREGYDVVAAASGEAAVALLADKEFDLVLTDLRMKGLDGLAVLGEAKRLWPDTEVVVMTGHATVASAVEAMRLGACHYLTKPYGLAEVRATVAEAMDKRRLRLEVARLSRQVAELGQGPLIIGESPAILALIDNIRHIAPTDSTVLILGETGTGKELVARAIHAAGLQRANRFLAVNCGAFTEELLTSELFGHEKGAFSGAMSLKKGLFEVAGEGTLFLDEIGEMSPSMQVRLLRVLQERHFFRVGGDKEIPVAARILAATNRDLKADVERGLFRADLYYRLNVITLRVPPLAARRQDIPLLAGAFAARYARGMDKPVTGFSAEAVRRLMAYEYPGNIRELENIVQRAVIMARGEVIEAGDLPQDLHGDAPALARREGPELIALEELERRHIRDILTYCDGNKTRAAEILGIDRVSLWRKVKRLGLAVE